In Formosa haliotis, the sequence ATAAACATACCCATTTTATTTGGATCTACAGCACTGGATAACATGGCATAAGGCATAGATAATATACTACCCCAAGCAATTCCAACAAGAATAAAAGAGTACTTTAGAAACTCTGGAGACGGCACATAATACATCGATAAAAACCCTAACCCTCCTAAAAATAGCGAAAACATATGTACATATTTTCTGTTTATATTTTTTTTAGAAGTATAGAATGCTAAAATAAGTGCAAATGCCATAGAGGACAAACCGTAAATTCCCATTGCCGACCCCACTAGATTTGATGCCTTTTGAAATGCGGTATTTGCTACATCGAAGGCTGCTGCTTGCGCTGGGATAGCTAGGTCGTACGCAGATTCTATAGGTGCTGGTGTGCGAAACACATGCTCGGTTAAAGCTGGGTTTGCCATACTCCACATGGTAAAAAATGCAAACCAACTAAAGAACTGAATGAGCCCTAACTTTTTCATGGTGGTTGGCATATTCCCTATATTATTTATAATATCTGGAATAAATTGGTTTTTTTTAGCCTTCTCTTTTTCAAAAGCCTCCATATTTTCTGGCGGATATTCTGTAGTGGTAAAAACAGTATATAAAATACTTAATAAAAACACCACAGCCCCAATGGCAAACGCCACTTTAACGGACATTGGAACAACGCCCATGGGAGCAGCATCGCTTACGCCAAGTTGAGACACTAACCAAGGCAAATTACTAGCAATATACGTACCTATACCAATAATTAGCGTTTGCACCACAAAACCATAAGAGCGTTGAGAATCTGGTAATTTATCGGCTACTAAAGCCCTAAACGGCTCCATAGAAATATTAATGGAAGCATCTAAAATCCATAAAAATCCCGCTGCTACCCAAAGTGCAGGAGAATGCGGCACGATAAATAAGGCTATAGAGCTTAAAATAGCTCCAATAAGAAAGTAAGGTCTACGACGACCCCATCGTGGACTCCACGTGCGATCGCTCATATAACCAATAATAGGTTGAACCAATAATCCCGTTAAAGGCGCAGCAATCCATAACAATGGAATGGCTTCTTTATCGGCTCCTAAAGTTTGAAATATTCGAGACATAAAGCCTCCTTGTAATGCAAATCCGAATTGTATTCCTAGAAATCCGAAACTCATGTTCCAAATTTCCCAGAAACTAAGGGCGCGCTTTTTCATTATAGTATTATTAAATTGATACTATTGATAAGCGAAAAACTTATCAAAACTTAAAAGTGAGAAGTAAAAATATAAGTTTTGATTATGCCGCTAATATACAAAAGATTTTAAAACGGCATATTATTTTTTTTATTTGGTTGATTCTCTTTCGATTAATTCGGTTTCTATAACCACCGTTCTTACAGGTTCATCGTCCGTTTCACTCTCTAATTTTTCAATAAGAAGTCCAGCTGCAACTTCCCCAATTTTTTTACCATGCTGACTAATAGTTGTTAAGCTAGGCACGGCATGTTTAGATAGCACACCATCTGTAAACCCTATAACTTGAAGATCTTCGGGAATGTTTTTACCCATTTTTCTTGCGACTTTCATAACTGTAATGGCATACAATTCGTTTACAGCAAACACACCATCAATTTCTGGGTTTAAGAGAAATAAGGTTTTAATTTCTTCCTCTAAAACATCTAGATGATCTTGAGATTCTAATTCATCGTGCACTTTCAAAATTAATTTCTCTTCTATATCTATATCCTTAGCCATTAATGCCTCTATATACCCTTGGGTACGCAAACGCCCTACACTTATATAATCTTCGGTTGTGATTATGGCTATATGCTCACATTCATTTTTAATTAATTTATTTACGGCCTTTTTTGCTCCTTCTAAATCGTCTACAATGACTTTATCGCAACGCACATCGCTAACTATACGATCGAACATTACAATAGGCATACCTTGATTTATAATTTCGTTTAAATGATGAAAATCCTGCTGATGCAAAGTTTCTTTAGAAATAGACATAATAAAGCCGTCTATACTACCACTAGCCAGCATTTCCATATTAAGAACTTCCTTGTCGAAAGACTCATTAGACAAACCGATAACCACATTGTATCCCCTTTTGTTAGCTACACATTCTATACCTTGAATTACTTTCGAAAAAAAATGATGAACAATTTCGGGAATAAGAATCCCTATAGTTCTAGTTTTCCTATTTTTTAAACTTAGAGCAATATTATTTGGTCTGTAATTATACATTTTTGCAAACGCCTGAATCTTCTCCTTAGTATCCCCGCTAATCTCCTTGCTATCCTTAAGCGCTTTAGATACGGTGCCAATAGATACATCTAATTCTTTTGCAATTTGCTTTAGTGTAATCTTTCTTTTCATTACCACTTTTTTGTATTTATGGTAAAGGTATTGGATAATTATATAATTACCTAAATTATCATATTGATAATTTGAAGACTAATTATTATTCAAATTAAACAAAGTTACCAACACGCAAACGTTTTCGTTAAGAATTTCGTAAACCCAAAATCTCATTTAACATAAATTTTACATAATTTTATACACGAGAAGTAAGAATATAAACCAAACAAACAACTTTTAGATTTTTAACTAATTCGCATTGTATGAAAACAATTTTAAACAGTTTATTACTAGCACTGTTTTTTGCTCCAACATTTTTAATGGCGCAAAATACTGTAACAGGTAATGTTTCTGAACAAGGATCAAATTTACCCATACCTGGCGTAAATATTATTGTAAAAGGAACTGCTACTGGAGCAGCAACAGATTTCGATGGAAATTTTTCGCTTTCAGTAAATAACGGAGATGTTTTAGTATTCTCTTTTATTGGGTATACCACTCAAGAAATAACCTATACGGGACAACCTACCCTTTCGGTAAAATTAGCAGAAGATGCTGCTTTACTTGATGAAGTGGTTGTTATTGGGTATGGTTCGGTAAGAAAGGAAGATGTTACCGGAGCCGCAGATTTAGTAACGTCAAAAGACTTTAACCAAGGTCCTATAGTTAATGCTCCTCAGTTAATTCAGGGTAAAGTTGCAGGGGTTTCTGTAACCTCTTCTAGTGGAGCCCCTGGAGACGGACAGGAAATTAGAATTCGAGGAAACAGTTCGCTTTCTCTTAACAGCAACCCTTTAATCGTTTTAGACGGTATCCCGTTAGACCAAGGAGGAATTGCAGGATCTAGAAATCCGCTTAACATGGTTAACCCTAACGATATTGAAAGCATGACCGTACTAAAAGATGCATCGGCAACTTCTATATACGGATCTCGTGCTGCAAACGGGGTAATTATTGTAACCACAAAA encodes:
- a CDS encoding MFS transporter yields the protein MKKRALSFWEIWNMSFGFLGIQFGFALQGGFMSRIFQTLGADKEAIPLLWIAAPLTGLLVQPIIGYMSDRTWSPRWGRRRPYFLIGAILSSIALFIVPHSPALWVAAGFLWILDASINISMEPFRALVADKLPDSQRSYGFVVQTLIIGIGTYIASNLPWLVSQLGVSDAAPMGVVPMSVKVAFAIGAVVFLLSILYTVFTTTEYPPENMEAFEKEKAKKNQFIPDIINNIGNMPTTMKKLGLIQFFSWFAFFTMWSMANPALTEHVFRTPAPIESAYDLAIPAQAAAFDVANTAFQKASNLVGSAMGIYGLSSMAFALILAFYTSKKNINRKYVHMFSLFLGGLGFLSMYYVPSPEFLKYSFILVGIAWGSILSMPYAMLSSAVDPNKMGMFMGIFNMFIVIPQIIAAIGGINFVSNLLGEATINAMLVAGFSLIVAGLCNILITDKNAISYQPEKEN
- a CDS encoding LacI family DNA-binding transcriptional regulator, with the translated sequence MKRKITLKQIAKELDVSIGTVSKALKDSKEISGDTKEKIQAFAKMYNYRPNNIALSLKNRKTRTIGILIPEIVHHFFSKVIQGIECVANKRGYNVVIGLSNESFDKEVLNMEMLASGSIDGFIMSISKETLHQQDFHHLNEIINQGMPIVMFDRIVSDVRCDKVIVDDLEGAKKAVNKLIKNECEHIAIITTEDYISVGRLRTQGYIEALMAKDIDIEEKLILKVHDELESQDHLDVLEEEIKTLFLLNPEIDGVFAVNELYAITVMKVARKMGKNIPEDLQVIGFTDGVLSKHAVPSLTTISQHGKKIGEVAAGLLIEKLESETDDEPVRTVVIETELIERESTK